In Leclercia sp. LSNIH1, the genomic stretch CGGCCTGCCGCTGGGCTCGCCTTCTTTGGGGGAGTTGCTGTTGCAGGGCAAAAATAACCTCCAGGCACCGTGGCTTGGGATCACCGCCTTCCTCTCCGTTGCTGTGCTGCTCTCATTGCTGATTTTTATTGGCGAAGCGGTACGCGACGCCTTTGATCCAAATAAGGCGGTTTAAGATGACGCAGCCTTTACTTCACATCGACGCGCTCTCCGTTGCTTTTCGCCAGCAGGGCGAGCTACGCACCGTGGTGAATGATATCTCCCTGGAAATTGACGCCGGCGAGACGCTGGCGCTGGTCGGCGAGTCGGGTTCCGGAAAGAGCGTCACCGCCCTGTCGATCCTGCGTCTGCTCCCCGCCCCGCCGGTGGTCTATCCCCAGGGCGATATCCTGTTTCACGGCCAGTCCCTGCTCCATGCTGACGAGCGCACGCTGCGCGGGGTGCGCGGCAATAAGATCGCCATGATCTTTCAGGAGCCGATGGTGTCGCTGAATCCGCTCCATACTCTTGAAAAACAGCTCTACGAGGTGCTTTCCCTGCATCGCGGTATGCGTAAAGAGGCGGCTCGCGGAGAGATGCTGGATTGTCTCGAACGCACCGGGATCCGCAACGCCGCAAAACGGCTTGCCGATTACCCGCACCAGCTTTCGGGCGGTGAGCGCCAGCGGGTGATGATTGCCATGGCGCTGTTGACCCCTCCGGAACTGCTGATCGCCGATGAGCCCACCACCGCGCTGGATGTTACGGTGCAGGCGCAGATCCTGCAGCTATTACGCGAGCTGCGCGACGAGCTGAACATGAGCCTGCTGTTTATCACCCACAATCTCAGCATTGTGAAAAAGCTGGCCGACCAGGTGGCGGTGATGCAGAACGGTCGCTGCGTGGAGCAGAACCGCGCCGCGCCGCTGCTTGCCGCACCGCAGCATCCCTATACCCAACGCCTGCTCAACAGCGAGCCCGCAGGGGATCCCGTCCCGCTGCCGCAAGATGTTCAGCCGCTGCTGCGGGTCAAGGATCTCTCGGTGGCGTTTCCGCTACGTAAAGGCATCCTGCGCCGGGTGGTGGATAACAAGCAGGTGCTGAACAACGTCAGCTTTACCCTGCGCCCGGGTGAGACCCTGGGGCTGGTGGGTGAGTCTGGCTCCGGCAAGAGCACCACCGGGCTGGCGCTGTTACGCCTGATCGCCTCGAAGGGGGAGATCCTGTTTGACGACAAACCCCTGCATGAGTGGGATCGCCGCCAGATGTTGCCCGTCCGCCACCGGATGCAGGTGGTTTTTCAGGATCCTAACTCTTCTCTTAACCCGCGCCTCAACGTGCAGCAGATCATTGAGGAGGGGCTGCGGGTACACCAGCCTGGCCTGAGCCTGCAGGCGCGTGAAGAGGAGGTCATTCGGGTAATGGGCGAAGTGGGGCTCGACCCGCAGACCCGGCATCGTTACCCCGCCGCCTTTTCCGGCGGCCAGCGCCAGCGGATCGCCATTGCCCGGGCGCTGATTTTGCGCCCGGAGTTGATAATTCTGGATGAGCCGACCTCATCCCTCGATAAAACCGTGCAGGCGCAAATCCTGGCGCTGCTAAAAGATTTACAGCGAAAACACCGTCTGGCCTATATTTTCATCAGCCACGATTTGCAGGTGGTACGTGCGCTATGTCACCAGGTGATTGTGTTACGTCAGGGAGAGGTGGTCGAGCAGGGAGACTGTCAGCGCGTGTTTGCCGCGCCGACGCAGGAGTATACGCGTCAGCTGTTAGCGTTACGCTGACGCTCAGAAAGGATTCTGGCCAGAA encodes the following:
- the yejF gene encoding microcin C ABC transporter ATP-binding protein YejF, with amino-acid sequence MTQPLLHIDALSVAFRQQGELRTVVNDISLEIDAGETLALVGESGSGKSVTALSILRLLPAPPVVYPQGDILFHGQSLLHADERTLRGVRGNKIAMIFQEPMVSLNPLHTLEKQLYEVLSLHRGMRKEAARGEMLDCLERTGIRNAAKRLADYPHQLSGGERQRVMIAMALLTPPELLIADEPTTALDVTVQAQILQLLRELRDELNMSLLFITHNLSIVKKLADQVAVMQNGRCVEQNRAAPLLAAPQHPYTQRLLNSEPAGDPVPLPQDVQPLLRVKDLSVAFPLRKGILRRVVDNKQVLNNVSFTLRPGETLGLVGESGSGKSTTGLALLRLIASKGEILFDDKPLHEWDRRQMLPVRHRMQVVFQDPNSSLNPRLNVQQIIEEGLRVHQPGLSLQAREEEVIRVMGEVGLDPQTRHRYPAAFSGGQRQRIAIARALILRPELIILDEPTSSLDKTVQAQILALLKDLQRKHRLAYIFISHDLQVVRALCHQVIVLRQGEVVEQGDCQRVFAAPTQEYTRQLLALR